The proteins below come from a single Juglans regia cultivar Chandler chromosome 12, Walnut 2.0, whole genome shotgun sequence genomic window:
- the LOC118344024 gene encoding uncharacterized protein LOC118344024: protein MDFILGLPKTVRGHDSVFVIVDRFSKMAHFVPCSKTYDASRVAALFLREVVRLHGLPKIVVSDRDVKFVSYFWKTLWAKLGTRLKYSSAFHPQTEGQTEVVNLRNLLRCLVHDHVTSWDLILPNAEFAYNSYVNRTTGMSPFEVVCGDFVMMRLRPERFPRHTYHKLHSKKVGPFKILKKLGPNAYVLELPTDLQISPIVNVEDLQLCEGHHVDNETPVAVPKFPKKTTPKEEIEEILEDQIVSTRRGGYQKFLVKWKNRPYSNCSWVRTEELQRLNPDLCEFTKRVTCRSGVLFSRRNWWLTNDGRTVFEHSARLKTWSKIQSLVLFGYAKLIVAI from the exons ATGGATTTTATACTTGGATTACCCAAGACTGTACGTGGTCATGATTCagtatttgttattgttgatagGTTCTCAAAGATGGCACATTTTGTACCTTGCTCAAAGACGTATGATGCTTCGCGAGTTGCAGCGTTATTCTTGCGAGAAGTAGTGCGTCTCCATGGTTTACCAAAGATTGTTGTCAGTGATAGAGATGTGAAATTTGTAAGctatttttggaagacattgtGGGCAAAGCTTGGTACACGTTTGAAGTACTCTAGTGCCTTTCATCCGCAAACGGAAGGCCAAACAGAAGTTGTAAATCTCAGAAATTTGCTTCGCTGTTTAGTTCATGATCATGTTACCTCATGGGATTTAATCCTACCAAATGCTGAATTTGCCTATAATAGTTATGTAAATCGGACTACTGGCATGTCACCTTTTGAGGTGGTTTGCG GTGATTTTGTTATGATGAGATTAAGGCCTGAACGTTTCCCACGACACACTTACCATAAGTTACATTCAAAGAAGGTAGGTCCATTTAAAATTCTTAAGAAATTGGGACCTAATGCTTATGTGCTCGAGTTGCCGACTGATTTGCAGATTAGTCCCATTGTTAATGTTGAAGATTTGCAACTGTGTGAAGGCCACCATGTTGACAATGAAACTCCAGTAGCAGTTCCTAAGTTTCCCAAAAAGACCACTCCgaaagaagaaattgaagaaatcCTTGAGGACCAGATTGTGTCTACTCGACGTGGGGGATATCAGAAATTCTTAGTTAAATGGAAGAACAGGCCATACTCTAATTGCTCATGGGTGCGCACTGAAGAGCTTCAAAGACTTAACCCAGACTTGTGCGAGTTTACCAAGCGAGTCACTTGTCGGAGTGGAGTTCTTTTTAGCAGGAGGAATTGGTGGCTAACCAATGATGGAAGAACCGTGTTCGAACACTCTGCCAGGCTGAAGACTTGGTCTAAAATTCAAAGTTTAGTTTTATTTGGGTATGCAAAGCTAATTGTagctatttaa
- the LOC109005124 gene encoding proteinaceous RNase P 1, chloroplastic/mitochondrial-like: MLSRRSLVVVPLLFRPSRLFSFFTKSPIVVHSGNTRRPLLRHRATAFLFTKPICTDDSFPCFSMNKVNHCYLSTLSTTATSPTHDSYVSLPTSGTTLSNKSKRKARRESPEGVLREKLNMCSNRGDVVEALRLYDEARQSGVQLSQHHYNVLLYLCSSSDVGLGLERGFEIFQEMLMNKVLPNEATFTSAARIAAAREDPGMAFELVRQMKGFGIAPKLRSYGPALMGFCEKGMADRAYEVDADMIASGVVAEEAELSAILKVSVDAKRADKVYEIMQRLRATVRHVSETTAEIIQNWFKCEEGGKVGEETWDEIEVREATVRGGGGWHGQGWLGSGEWRVTRTHMDETGVCSFCGEKLVCIDIDPIETQNFASSLTKLACQREVRADFVQFQEWLQHQGPFDAVVDGANLGLINQHSFSFFQLNTVVQKLRQLSPSKRLPLIILHKNRVTGGPAQHPNNKKLLESWKKSGALYATPPGSNDDWYWLYAAVSCKCLLVTNDEMRDHLFQLLGSSFFPRWKEKHQVRLSFSQRGPTLHMPPPYSIVIQESEKGSWHVPTTTGDDLETPRQWLCATRTKGTTLHHL; the protein is encoded by the exons ATGCTGAGCAGACGCTCTCTTGTAGTTGTGCCCTTACTCTTCAGACCCTCTcgtctcttctccttcttcaccAAATCCCCAATTGTAGTCCACAGCGGAAACACTCGCCGCCCACTTCTCCGCCACCGCGCCACCGCTTTTTTATTCACCAAACCCATTTGTACCGATGATTCTTTCCCTTGTTTCTCCATGAACAAAGTAAACCATTGCTATTTGTCCACTCTCTCTACCACCGCCACTTCACCGACTCATGATTCCTACGTTTCACTCCCTACTAGTGGTACTACGCTTTCCAATAAATCCAAGAGAAAAGCACGCCGAGAATCGCCCGAGGGAGTGCTTAGAGAGAAGCTAAATATGTGTTCGAATCGCGGTGACGTGGTTGAAGCGCTTCGGCTTTATGACGAGGCGCGCCAAAGTGGGGTCCAGCTTAGCCAACACCACTACAATGTGTTGCTCTATCTGTGCTCTTCTTCAGATGTCGGTTTGGGTCTGGAGAGGGGTTTTGAGATATTTCAAGAGATGCTGATGAATAAAGTCTTGCCCAACGAGGCCACATTTACTAGTGCTGCGAGGATTGCTGCTGCTAGGGAAGACCCCGGAATGGCCTTTGAGTTGGTTAGGCAGATGAAGGGCTTTGGTATTGCACCCAAACTGAGGTCGTATGGCCCAGCTTTGATGGGGTTTTGTGAGAAGGGAATGGCGGATAGAGCTTATGAAGTTGATGCTGATATGATTGCGTCCGGGGTAGTGGCTGAGGAGGCCGAGCTTTCTGCAATTTTGAAAGTTAGTGTTGATGCCAAGAGGGCAGACAAGGTGTATGAGATAATGCAAAGGTTGCGAGCCACGGTGAGGCACGTCTCAGAGACGACTGCTGAGATTATTCAGAATTGGTTTAAATGTGAAGAGGGGGGAAAAGTAGGGGAGGAGACTTGGGATGAGATTGAAGTGAGGGAAGCAACTGTAAGGGGAGGTGGAGGGTGGCATGGTCAGgggtggctgggcagtggggAATGGAGGGTGACTAGGACTCATATGGATGAGACCGGTGTTTGTAGTTTCTGTGGTGAGAAACTTGTTTGTATTGATATAGATCCCATAGAGACGCAAAATTTTGCTTCCTCGTTAACAAAATTGGCTTGCCAAAGAGAGGTTAGGGCTGATTTTGTTCAGTTTCAG GAGTGGCTTCAGCACCAGGGTCCATTTGATGCAGTTGTAGATGGTGCCAATTTGGGCCTTATCAACCAGCATAGTTTCAGCTTTTTCCAG CTTAATACTGTTGTACAAAAACTGCGTCAATTGAGTCCTTCAAAGAGATTACCCCTAattattttgcataaaaatcgTGTAACTGGTGGTCCTGCTCAGCATCCTAATAACAAGAAGTTGTTAGAGAGTTGGAAAAAGTCTGGGGCACTTTATGCTACACCTCCTGGTTCCAATGATGACTG GTACTGGTTATATGCTGCTGTTAGTTGCAAGTGTTTACTGGTGacaaatgatgagatgagagacCACTTGTTCCAACTGCTAGGGAGTAGCTTTTTCCCAAGATGGAAGGAAAAGCATCAG GTTCGACTGTCATTCTCACAGCGCGGGCCCACTCTCCACATGCCTCCCCCTTATTCGATCGTTATTCAG GAGTCAGAAAAGGGTAGTTGGCATGTTCCAACGACCACAGGCGATGATCTTGAGACTCCAAGGCAGTGGTTGTGTGCCACTCGTACTAAGGGCACAACATTACATCATCTCTGA